Proteins from one Microbacterium hatanonis genomic window:
- the mtnK gene encoding S-methyl-5-thioribose kinase encodes MSDLEADLLTVDTVGAYLLARPQLAGPVDPATIVSVVEVGDGNLNLVFIVTDAAGNGVVVKQSLPHVRVDPTWPLTRERAKREAVVLAAHEAVDAAHVPAFYGFDEASLALSIEDLSDHAVWRNELNAGRLHTYAAVELGTYVGAIGFATSVFGTPGPERRRRIAEATNPELSEITEDLVFTEPYVDHEHNGWLPANEDDVRDLRTDRVFVREIGLAKQRFQEDHQSLVHGDLHTGSVFVRSEGSSVRAFDSEFGTYAPTGFDLGAVWANLIIAAARASALGREADAEALLALPVELIAAFEEEFTRRWPDRVDPRVYGDDVLAVTLRRIRSDAAIYAAAKAVRRIVGFSKVADIQTLPEHERAIAARRVLLTARTLGVARLIDPDPRRLTQLTREPLLT; translated from the coding sequence ATGAGCGACCTCGAAGCCGACCTCCTCACCGTCGACACGGTCGGCGCGTACCTGCTGGCGCGTCCGCAGCTGGCCGGACCCGTCGATCCCGCGACGATCGTCTCCGTGGTCGAGGTCGGCGACGGCAACCTCAATCTCGTCTTCATCGTGACCGACGCCGCCGGCAATGGCGTCGTCGTGAAGCAGTCGCTGCCGCACGTGCGCGTCGACCCCACCTGGCCGCTCACCCGCGAGCGCGCCAAGCGCGAGGCGGTCGTGCTCGCCGCCCACGAGGCGGTGGATGCGGCGCACGTCCCCGCGTTCTACGGCTTCGACGAAGCATCCCTCGCCCTCTCGATCGAAGATCTCAGCGACCATGCCGTCTGGCGCAACGAGCTGAACGCGGGGCGTCTGCACACCTACGCCGCCGTGGAGCTCGGAACCTACGTCGGCGCGATCGGCTTCGCCACGAGCGTCTTCGGCACCCCCGGGCCCGAGCGGCGCCGGCGGATCGCCGAGGCGACGAACCCTGAGCTGTCGGAGATCACCGAAGACCTCGTCTTCACGGAGCCCTACGTCGACCACGAGCACAACGGGTGGCTGCCCGCGAACGAGGACGACGTACGCGATCTCCGCACCGACCGCGTGTTCGTGCGCGAGATCGGCCTGGCGAAGCAGCGGTTCCAGGAGGACCACCAGAGCCTGGTGCACGGCGATCTGCACACCGGGTCGGTGTTCGTGCGTTCGGAAGGAAGCTCGGTCCGCGCGTTCGATTCGGAGTTCGGCACCTATGCGCCCACGGGCTTCGACCTCGGCGCCGTGTGGGCGAACCTCATCATCGCTGCGGCGCGGGCATCGGCGCTCGGACGCGAGGCCGACGCCGAGGCGCTGCTCGCGCTGCCGGTCGAGCTGATCGCCGCCTTCGAGGAAGAGTTCACCCGGCGGTGGCCCGACCGCGTCGACCCCCGGGTCTACGGCGACGACGTGCTCGCGGTGACGCTCCGCCGCATCCGCTCCGATGCCGCGATCTACGCCGCGGCGAAGGCCGTGCGCCGGATCGTCGGGTTCTCGAAGGTCGCCGACATCCAGACCCTCCCCGAGCACGAGCGTGCGATCGCCGCCCGCCGGGTGCTGCTCACCGCCCGCACGCTGGGCGTCGCGCGCCTGATCGACCCCGATCCCCGCCGCCTGACGCAGCTGACGCGCGAGCCCCTGCTCACGTAG
- the mtnB gene encoding methylthioribulose 1-phosphate dehydratase, producing the protein MSALSTARTLEAGATLAAEAARFSGYGWMRGTSGNLSLVIDRDPLVLAVTASGLDKSQLTEADVVLVGPDGRGLDADDPRPPSAEAGLHAHIAARTGAGAVFHVHALDAVVAAHRWPSGVEIRDMEMLKGIGHRAHDETVVIPVIANDQDMAVEAARFDEVYVPATADVPEVPVMIVATHGMYAWGEDAAAARRHLEIAEWLLRFTVATR; encoded by the coding sequence ATGAGCGCCCTGTCGACCGCGCGCACGCTCGAAGCCGGTGCGACCCTCGCCGCTGAGGCCGCCCGCTTCTCGGGATACGGCTGGATGCGCGGCACCTCGGGGAACCTCTCCCTCGTGATCGACCGCGATCCTCTCGTGCTGGCGGTCACCGCGTCGGGTCTCGACAAGTCGCAGCTCACCGAAGCCGACGTCGTGCTCGTCGGCCCCGACGGCCGAGGCCTCGACGCGGACGACCCCCGCCCGCCGTCCGCCGAAGCCGGCCTCCACGCCCACATCGCCGCGCGCACCGGTGCCGGCGCGGTGTTCCACGTTCATGCTCTCGACGCGGTCGTCGCCGCGCACCGCTGGCCCTCCGGCGTCGAGATCCGCGACATGGAGATGCTCAAGGGCATCGGACACCGCGCGCACGACGAGACCGTCGTCATCCCCGTGATCGCGAACGACCAGGACATGGCGGTGGAGGCCGCCCGCTTCGACGAGGTCTACGTGCCCGCCACCGCCGACGTCCCCGAGGTGCCGGTCATGATCGTGGCGACCCACGGCATGTACGCCTGGGGCGAGGATGCTGCCGCGGCCCGCCGCCACCTCGAGATCGCCGAGTGGCTCCTGCGCTTCACCGTCGCGACCCGCTGA
- the mtnC gene encoding acireductone synthase yields MTVTPSADVVVLDIEGTTSEAGFILGDLYDYARPRLEEALGRDSLRAARADAIAETGLPAGASDGEVADALRALMATDVKSTPLKTIQGVIWAEGFAAGEITSQFFDDVPPRLRAWADQGVRIAVYSSGSVASQQPWFRHAPQGDLSTLVEAWFDTVNAGGKKDASSYATIADALSVAPARALFLTDHPEEVAAARAAGWQTVALDRAGEPWAGAAFDGPVVHTFDEIELAR; encoded by the coding sequence ATGACCGTCACCCCCTCCGCCGACGTCGTCGTGCTCGATATCGAGGGCACCACGAGCGAGGCCGGCTTCATCCTCGGCGACCTGTACGACTATGCGCGCCCCCGTCTGGAAGAGGCTCTCGGTCGCGACTCCCTGCGGGCCGCGCGAGCCGATGCGATCGCGGAGACGGGGCTGCCGGCCGGAGCGAGCGACGGCGAGGTCGCCGATGCGCTGCGCGCACTGATGGCGACCGACGTGAAGTCCACGCCGCTGAAGACGATCCAGGGCGTCATCTGGGCCGAGGGCTTCGCCGCAGGGGAGATCACCTCGCAGTTCTTCGACGACGTGCCGCCGCGCCTGCGCGCGTGGGCCGATCAGGGCGTGCGGATCGCCGTGTACTCGTCGGGCTCGGTCGCCTCCCAGCAGCCGTGGTTCCGCCACGCTCCGCAGGGCGATCTGTCGACCCTCGTCGAGGCCTGGTTCGACACCGTCAACGCGGGCGGCAAGAAGGATGCGTCGTCGTACGCGACGATCGCCGATGCGCTGAGCGTCGCACCCGCGCGCGCCCTCTTCCTCACCGACCACCCCGAAGAAGTCGCCGCCGCCCGCGCCGCCGGCTGGCAGACCGTGGCCCTCGACCGCGCCGGGGAGCCCTGGGCCGGCGCCGCGTTCGACGGACCCGTGGTGCACACCTTCGACGAGATCGAGCTCGCCCGATGA
- a CDS encoding glycosyltransferase — protein sequence MATYLLAANPIHGHVGPILSVARHLVEHGHRVVVLTGRRFSAQVAGAGAEHRVLTGTADYDDRRPDTYLPDGALYRGVRRTEYDIRTIFVETIPDQYRSIRSLIDELRPDAVLVDGAFGGVLPLIAQTDDRPPILALGVTPLSQASRDAAPYGLALHPPRGPFDRLRYAAMGAAAQHVVFAPTQRAAARAFAGAGAELRGFIMDASRHYDRFLQTGPAALEYPRTDLAPGIRFVGVLPQSATISRRPAWWGELDRERPVVHVTQGTIDNHDFGRLVRPALEALADRHVAVVVTAGGREVDAIGPLPGNAYAASYLDYDALLPRVDVVVTNGGYGGVQATLAAGVPLVVAGGTEDKPEVAARVAWTGAGIDLRTGTPDAAAVGAAVSSILNDRSYRSAAQRIAADAATHDALGEIARHLAETRVASSA from the coding sequence GTGGCCACCTATCTTCTCGCGGCGAACCCGATCCACGGGCACGTCGGTCCGATCCTGAGCGTCGCCCGACACCTCGTCGAACACGGGCACCGCGTCGTGGTCCTGACGGGTCGCCGATTCTCCGCGCAGGTCGCGGGCGCCGGGGCCGAGCACCGGGTGCTGACCGGGACGGCCGACTACGACGACCGACGGCCCGACACGTACCTCCCCGACGGTGCGCTCTACCGGGGCGTCCGACGCACCGAGTACGACATCCGCACCATCTTCGTCGAGACGATCCCCGACCAGTACCGATCGATCCGTTCGCTGATCGACGAGCTCCGTCCCGATGCGGTGCTCGTCGACGGGGCCTTCGGCGGTGTGCTCCCCCTCATCGCCCAGACCGACGACCGCCCGCCCATCCTGGCGCTGGGGGTGACACCTCTGAGCCAGGCCTCGCGCGATGCCGCTCCCTACGGTCTCGCACTCCACCCTCCCCGCGGCCCGTTCGACCGGCTGCGGTACGCCGCCATGGGTGCTGCGGCACAGCACGTCGTCTTCGCGCCGACCCAGCGGGCCGCCGCCCGCGCCTTCGCCGGCGCCGGCGCCGAACTGCGCGGGTTCATCATGGACGCCTCGCGTCACTACGACAGGTTCCTGCAGACGGGCCCGGCCGCCCTCGAGTACCCGCGCACCGACCTCGCCCCCGGCATTCGCTTCGTCGGGGTCCTGCCGCAGAGCGCCACGATCTCGCGGCGCCCCGCGTGGTGGGGGGAGCTCGACCGCGAACGCCCGGTCGTGCACGTGACCCAGGGGACGATCGACAACCACGACTTCGGCCGGCTGGTGCGTCCCGCCCTCGAGGCCCTCGCCGATCGCCACGTCGCCGTGGTGGTGACCGCGGGCGGACGCGAGGTCGACGCCATCGGCCCCCTACCGGGCAACGCCTACGCGGCGAGCTACCTCGACTACGACGCGCTCCTCCCCCGTGTCGACGTGGTCGTCACGAACGGAGGATACGGCGGCGTGCAGGCGACCCTCGCCGCCGGCGTCCCCCTCGTCGTGGCCGGCGGCACCGAGGACAAGCCCGAGGTCGCGGCCCGCGTCGCCTGGACGGGAGCCGGAATCGACCTGCGGACCGGCACACCGGATGCGGCGGCCGTCGGGGCTGCGGTCTCATCGATCCTCAACGACCGCTCCTATCGTTCCGCGGCGCAGCGCATCGCCGCCGATGCGGCCACGCACGACGCCCTCGGCGAGATCGCGCGACATCTCGCCGAGACCCGCGTCGCCTCTTCCGCCTGA
- a CDS encoding TetR/AcrR family transcriptional regulator has protein sequence MRQAEAARTRAAIVDAAASLFSRDGYPATTMTSIAREAGVSVQSVRLAGTKAALLVAAFERTFAGDEGRHSLSERPAMAEIMARSDSADALRGWLDYVAEANRRTAGLTQAMAVAAETDPVARAAVADLDARRRADIGLAARWAEERGMLPADAVEEATDELNHLVGPETYDFFVRRSGWGDVRYRAWMERALMSLIERWRTASII, from the coding sequence ATGCGGCAGGCGGAGGCCGCCCGGACTCGAGCGGCCATCGTCGATGCGGCGGCCTCGCTGTTCTCCCGAGACGGGTATCCCGCGACGACGATGACCTCGATCGCGCGCGAGGCCGGCGTCTCCGTGCAGTCCGTGCGCCTGGCCGGAACCAAGGCCGCTCTCCTCGTCGCCGCGTTCGAGCGCACCTTCGCCGGCGACGAGGGCCGGCACAGCCTGTCGGAGCGGCCGGCGATGGCCGAGATCATGGCGCGTTCCGACAGTGCCGACGCGCTGCGCGGCTGGCTCGACTACGTGGCGGAGGCGAATCGGCGCACCGCGGGGCTCACGCAGGCCATGGCCGTGGCCGCCGAGACCGACCCTGTCGCTCGCGCTGCCGTCGCCGACCTCGACGCACGCCGTCGCGCCGACATCGGGCTCGCCGCGCGTTGGGCCGAGGAGCGCGGGATGCTGCCGGCGGATGCGGTGGAGGAGGCCACCGACGAGCTCAATCACCTCGTCGGCCCCGAGACGTACGACTTCTTCGTAAGACGGTCGGGGTGGGGCGACGTGCGCTATCGCGCATGGATGGAGCGGGCGCTGATGAGCCTCATCGAACGATGGCGCACCGCATCCATAATTTGA
- a CDS encoding BphX family protein: MRLLAWWLRVVGLVYVALGVTFVPVLNTGRVDVLVPGFDASRGGPAWNGFVDFTFMFGLEEIVLGAFLIFASFRPRWWEPLVWLLVAFSLVRGIGHDVYMIASGYSLASNLAFVAFHLSLIVTGVLFLRRWQRRSRRTPATPAASVRSTAAAGW; this comes from the coding sequence ATGAGACTTCTCGCTTGGTGGCTCCGCGTCGTCGGACTCGTTTACGTGGCGCTCGGCGTCACCTTCGTCCCGGTTCTGAATACGGGAAGGGTCGATGTCCTCGTACCCGGATTCGACGCATCGCGGGGTGGCCCGGCGTGGAACGGGTTCGTCGACTTCACCTTCATGTTCGGGCTGGAGGAGATCGTGCTCGGGGCGTTCCTGATCTTCGCCTCGTTCCGACCGCGCTGGTGGGAGCCGCTGGTGTGGCTTCTCGTCGCGTTCTCCCTGGTCCGCGGCATCGGGCACGACGTCTACATGATCGCGAGCGGCTATTCGCTCGCGAGCAACCTCGCGTTCGTGGCGTTCCACCTGTCGCTGATCGTCACGGGGGTGCTGTTCCTGCGTCGGTGGCAGCGTCGCTCCCGTCGCACGCCCGCGACGCCCGCAGCATCCGTCCGATCGACGGCGGCCGCGGGCTGGTGA